The following coding sequences lie in one Sorghum bicolor cultivar BTx623 chromosome 6, Sorghum_bicolor_NCBIv3, whole genome shotgun sequence genomic window:
- the LOC8082850 gene encoding probable metal-nicotianamine transporter YSL11 — protein sequence MATGTAAASASGGPAVHAGADALESGASLLRRRHADGLAVAGADDGDDGGGNAEEEVVASVEQAFEDKPVPSWREQLTVRAFVVGFILSILFSVIVMKLNLTTGIIPSLNVSASLLGFFLVRLWTKAIESMGLLKQPFTRQENTVIQTCVVSAYGLAFSGGFGSYLFGMSRSIAEQATEANDAQNIKDPHLGWMIGFMFLVSFVGLFVLVPLRKVMIVDYKLTYPSGTATAYLINGFHTPQGAERSKKQVRTLGKYFSLSFLWAFFQWFYTAGDDCGFTSFPSLGLEAYKNKFYFDFSATYVGVGMICPYIVNVSLLLGGIISWGVMWPLISTKKGSWYPESLPDSSLHGLNGYKVFITISVILGDGLYNFLKVFGNTIRAFISMYWKKHANTLPVSDNGGPPATTETESFDDKRRIELFVKDQIPKSVALGGYVCLAAITIGCLPLIISQIKWYHILVAYIFAPILAFCNAYGCGLTDWSLASTYGKLAIFVIGAWAGASHGGVLVGLAACGVMMSIVGTASDLMQDFKTGYLTLASPRSMFISQVIGTAIGCVVAPCVFWLFYKSFDIGVSGGAYPAPYAIMYRNMSILGVDGLSLLPKNCLTLCYIFFAVSFAINLIKDLLPQKVAKFIPIPMAAAIPFYLGPYFAIDMFLGSVILFFWEWKNKAEADTFTPAVASGLMCGDGLWALPQAVLSLANVNPPICMKFLSRSVNAKVDTFLGN from the exons ATGGCGAcgggcaccgccgccgccagcgcTTCCGGCGGCCCAGCCGTCCACGCGGGAGCCGACGCCTTGGAGTCAGGCGCCAGCCTGCTGCGGCGACGCCACGCCGACGGCCTTGCGGTTGCTGGTGcggacgacggcgacgacgggGGCGGCAATgccgaggaggaggtggtggcctCGGTGGAGCAGGCGTTCGAGGACAAGCCCGTGCCGTCGTGGCGGGAGCAGCTGACGGTGCGCGCCTTCGTGGTGGGGTTCatcctctccatcttgttcagcGTCATCGTGATGAAGCTGAATCTCACCACCGGCATCATCCCCTCGCTCAACGTCTCCGCCAGCCTTCTCGGCTTCTTCCTCGTCCGCCTCTGGACGAAGGCAATCGAGAGCATGGGCTTGCTCAAGCAGCCCTTCACGCGACAGGAGAACACCGTCATCCAGACCTGCGTCGTCTCCGCCTATGGCCTCGCCTTTAGTG GTGGGTTTGGCAGTTACCTATTTGGTATGAGTCGAAGCATTGCTGAGCAAGCAACAGAGGCCAATGATGCCCAGAATATCAAGGATCCTCACCTCGGATGGATGATAGGGTTTATGTTCCTCGTCAGTTTTGTTGGACTTTTCGTTCTGGTTCCTCTGAGAAAG GTTATGATTGTCGATTACAAACTGACCTACCCTAGTGGAACTGCAACGGCTTACCTCATCAACGGATTCCACACACCCCAGGGTGCCGAACGTTCAAA GAAGCAAGTTCGAACCTTGGGCAAGTACTTCTCACTCAGTTTCCTTTGGGCCTTCTTCCAGTGGTTCTACACAGCTGGGGACGATTGTGGATTCACCTCCTTCCCATCACTCGGCCTTGAAGCTTACAAAAACAA GTTCTATTTTGATTTCTCAGCTACTTATGTTGGTGTTGGAATGATATGTCCATATATCGTAAATGTATCTCTTCTCCTTGGAGGTATCATTTCGTGGGGAGTAATGTGGCCACTTATCAGCACAAAGAAAGGAAGTTGGTACCCCGAATCTCTTCCTGATAGCAGTCTACACGGACTTAATGGTTACAAG GTGTTTATAACCATATCCGTAATTCTTGGGGATGGCCTGTACAACTTCTTGAAAGTATTCGGTAACACAATAAGGGCATTCATATCAATGTATTGGAAGAAACATGCAAACACACTTCCTGTGTCCGACAATGGGGGCCCTCCCGCCACAACTGAAACCGAGTCATTTGACGACAAGCGTCGCATTGAGCTATTCGTTAAGGATCAGATTCCCAAGTCAGTTGCATTGGGTGGTTATGTCTGTCTGGCAGCTATAACGATCGGCTGCCTCCCTCTCATCATCTCCCAGATCAAGTGGTACCACATTTTGGTGGCATACATCTTTGCACCTATACTAGCCTTCTGCAATGCCTATGGATGCGGCCTAACAGATTGGTCCCTCGCCAGCACCTATGGCAAGCTTGCAATCTTTGTCATTGGTGCATGGGCAGGGGCTTCACATGGCGGAGTGCTTGTTGGATTAGCTGCATGCGGTGTCATGATGAGCATTGTGGGAACAGCTTCTGATCTGATGCAAGACTTCAAGACTGGGTACCTGACTCTAGCCTCACCAAGGTCCATGTTCATCAGCCAGGTGATAGGCACTGCCATTGGATGTGTAGTAGCACCATGTGTCTTCTGGTTGTTTTACAAGTCCTTCGACATTGGTGTGAGTGGTGGCGCTTATCCAGCACCTTACGCCATCATGTACCGTAATATGTCAATCCTGGGCGTGGATGGCCTGTCCTTGCTCCCAAAGAACTGCCTCACGCTATGCTACATTTTCTTTGCTGTTTCTTTCGCCATCAATTTGATCAAGGATCTGTTGCCACAGAAGGTTGCAAAGTTCATCCCCATCCCCATGGCAGCTGCAATTCCTTTCTACCTTGGACCATACTTTGCTATTGACATGTTCTTGGGCAGTGTGATACTCTTCTTTTGGGAATGGAAGAACAAAGCTGAAGCAGACACGTTCACACCAGCTGTTGCATCAGGCTTGATGTGTGGTGATGGGCTCTGGGCACTGCCCCAGGCTGTTCTTTCTCTGGCCAATGTGAACCCTCCCATTTGCATGAAGTTTTTGTCGAGGTCTGTGAATGCCAAAGTGGACACCTTCCTTGGGAACTAG